Proteins from a single region of Candidatus Neomarinimicrobiota bacterium:
- the hypF gene encoding carbamoyltransferase HypF — protein sequence MKRLKIRITGIVQGVGFRPFVYNLAEEKGISGFVGNDSDGVFVEAQGTDENLSEFVDALENSPPPLSQVDSVKAEEIASITFDGFHIEESVKGEKMDTLVSPDMAICKDCARELKDDFDRRYHYPFINCTNCGPRYSIIYDIPYDRPYTSMKKFELCPECRAEYENPGNRRFHAQPNACEECGPWVEVYDTDRRRLQNREYAVVLANQSLRRGAIMAIKGLGGFHLACNAHNELAVRELRQRKNREEKPLAVMVKDVETAKKYAHFSKDELALLTSPQAPIVLAKKREEISPNIAPGNPRIGIMLPYTPLHHLLFASTLDALVMTSGNYSEEPICIENNDAFNRLGDIADYTLVHNREILQRVDDSVVIMLADKPRFVRRSRGYVPRPINILHSTDPVLAVGGALKNTICYIKEDRAFPSQHIGDLSNTRAMDFFNHTREHLGKILEVEPNYVAYDLHPGCLATQWAKSYSDEQDLSAFGIQHHHAHMASVMVEHGLDDPVIGLIMDGTGYGTDGTIWGGEVLIGDYTKVNRFAHIENVPEPGGDKAVQEPWRMGLAYLWKTFGEDALSFTPYRWSGFPIPQVKQMLDKGINAPMTSSCGRLFDGIGAIAGGRTHMTFEGQAAIEFQHAMEKTEHPSLEYGIERCGEHYEFLIAPIVKSVLKSLGKKASYGEISYLFHEMLISMFLDIAEKARAEASLEKVALSGGVFQNSYLFERMITELNDNGFTVYAPEQVPTNDGGLSLGQAAIAQALVVAGKSEVELTYE from the coding sequence ATGAAACGACTCAAAATACGAATCACGGGTATTGTCCAGGGGGTGGGGTTCCGTCCGTTTGTGTATAATCTTGCGGAGGAAAAGGGAATCTCCGGGTTCGTGGGGAACGATTCCGACGGCGTGTTCGTGGAGGCGCAGGGCACTGATGAGAATCTCTCGGAGTTTGTGGACGCGCTGGAGAATTCCCCGCCGCCGCTGTCTCAGGTTGATTCGGTAAAAGCTGAGGAGATTGCCTCAATCACTTTTGACGGCTTTCATATTGAGGAGTCGGTGAAAGGCGAGAAGATGGATACGCTGGTCTCGCCGGATATGGCTATCTGTAAGGATTGTGCCAGAGAACTCAAAGACGATTTCGACCGGCGGTATCACTATCCGTTTATCAACTGCACCAACTGCGGGCCGCGGTACAGTATCATCTACGATATTCCGTACGACCGGCCGTACACATCCATGAAAAAGTTTGAATTGTGTCCCGAATGCCGGGCTGAATACGAAAATCCCGGTAACCGTCGGTTCCACGCTCAGCCAAATGCGTGTGAAGAGTGCGGGCCGTGGGTGGAGGTGTACGATACAGATCGACGACGCCTTCAGAACAGGGAATATGCGGTAGTTTTAGCGAATCAGTCACTCAGGCGGGGGGCCATCATGGCTATCAAAGGCTTGGGAGGATTTCACCTGGCGTGTAACGCTCACAACGAGTTGGCTGTCCGTGAGTTGCGACAGCGCAAGAACCGGGAGGAGAAGCCGCTGGCGGTGATGGTAAAGGATGTGGAAACCGCCAAAAAGTACGCCCATTTTTCCAAAGATGAACTGGCGTTATTGACTTCACCGCAGGCGCCGATTGTTCTGGCGAAAAAGCGGGAGGAAATCAGCCCGAACATCGCGCCTGGCAACCCCCGGATCGGCATCATGCTGCCGTACACGCCGCTGCATCATCTGTTGTTCGCCAGCACGCTGGATGCCCTGGTGATGACCAGCGGCAACTATTCCGAGGAGCCGATCTGCATCGAAAACAATGATGCATTTAACCGGCTAGGTGACATCGCTGATTATACCTTAGTGCACAACCGGGAGATCCTCCAACGGGTGGACGATTCCGTGGTTATTATGCTCGCGGATAAGCCACGATTCGTGCGGCGCAGCCGGGGATACGTCCCGCGGCCGATCAATATTCTTCATTCCACCGATCCTGTCCTGGCCGTCGGCGGGGCACTGAAAAATACAATTTGCTACATCAAAGAAGACCGGGCGTTCCCGAGCCAGCATATCGGGGATTTGTCCAATACGCGCGCCATGGATTTCTTCAATCATACCCGGGAACATCTGGGAAAAATCCTTGAAGTTGAGCCCAATTACGTGGCGTATGATCTGCATCCGGGATGTCTGGCAACTCAATGGGCGAAGAGCTACTCAGATGAGCAAGACTTATCGGCTTTTGGGATTCAACATCACCACGCACACATGGCGAGCGTGATGGTTGAGCACGGTCTGGACGATCCGGTGATCGGTCTGATTATGGACGGCACCGGCTACGGGACGGACGGGACGATCTGGGGCGGCGAGGTACTGATCGGCGATTACACAAAGGTGAACCGGTTCGCACATATCGAGAATGTGCCGGAGCCTGGTGGGGATAAAGCCGTGCAGGAGCCGTGGCGCATGGGACTGGCGTATCTCTGGAAGACGTTTGGCGAAGATGCCCTCAGTTTTACGCCGTATCGGTGGAGCGGATTTCCGATTCCGCAGGTCAAGCAGATGCTGGACAAAGGAATCAACGCACCGATGACTTCCAGCTGCGGACGGCTATTCGACGGCATCGGCGCCATCGCCGGTGGACGCACCCATATGACTTTCGAGGGACAGGCGGCTATTGAATTCCAGCATGCCATGGAAAAGACGGAGCATCCATCTCTGGAGTACGGGATAGAAAGATGCGGTGAGCACTACGAGTTTTTGATTGCTCCGATTGTAAAAAGCGTACTCAAATCGCTGGGAAAAAAGGCATCGTATGGAGAGATAAGCTATCTTTTCCATGAAATGTTGATTTCGATGTTCTTGGACATCGCAGAGAAGGCACGGGCCGAGGCATCTTTGGAAAAAGTAGCGCTCAGTGGTGGCGTGTTCCAAAACAGCTACTTGTTTGAACGGATGATTACTGAATTAAACGACAACGGATTTACGGTCTACGCACCTGAGCAGGTGCCGACCAACGACGGGGGATTATCGCTGGGACAGGCGGCCATTGCACAGGCGTTGGTTGTTGCCGGGAAATCCGAAGTGGAATTAACATACGAGTGA
- a CDS encoding HypC/HybG/HupF family hydrogenase formation chaperone, producing the protein MCLAVPGKVTEIYDTNGLKMGKIDYGGTVQEACLEYCPEVQVGEYAIVHAGFAISILDEEEAQKSLEAWKELEEAEKEMYGDTLNNPDQDTGFKH; encoded by the coding sequence ATGTGTCTTGCGGTTCCGGGTAAAGTGACGGAGATTTACGATACCAACGGTTTGAAAATGGGCAAAATCGACTACGGCGGCACCGTGCAGGAAGCGTGCCTGGAGTACTGTCCGGAGGTGCAGGTCGGCGAATACGCCATTGTGCACGCCGGATTTGCTATTTCCATCCTGGATGAGGAAGAGGCGCAGAAATCCCTGGAAGCCTGGAAGGAACTGGAGGAGGCCGAGAAGGAGATGTACGGCGATACGCTGAATAATCCGGATCAGGATACGGGTTTTAAACATTGA
- the hypD gene encoding hydrogenase formation protein HypD, translating to MKYLNEFRDPEIAKKIIDKLHKITTRDWVLMEVCGGQTHSIIKNGIDQVIPEEIQLVHGPGCPVCVTPLEMIDQALEIASRPDVIFCSFGDMLRVPGSEKDLFMVKSEGGDVRVVYSPLEALKIARENPDKEVVFFAVGFETTAPANAMSVYQAKREGITNYSILVSHVTVPGAMKALLESPENRVQGYLAAGHVCTVMGYWEYEPIARKYGIPIVVTGFEPIDILEGILETVTMLESGEAGVRNKYARSVSRDGNRPSQDIIEKVFDVTDRKWRGIGELPESGYSLKEEYRDYDASRKFSVGEIQTQESDECISGIVLQGLKRPSDCPAFGAACTPETPLGATMVSSEGACAAYYRYQRFDSRNNSTQINAETTDSRG from the coding sequence ATGAAATATTTAAACGAATTCCGCGATCCTGAGATCGCGAAAAAAATCATAGATAAACTCCACAAAATAACCACCCGGGATTGGGTGCTGATGGAGGTCTGCGGCGGGCAGACGCACAGCATCATCAAGAACGGAATTGATCAGGTGATTCCGGAGGAGATCCAGCTGGTGCACGGTCCGGGATGTCCGGTCTGTGTGACGCCGCTGGAGATGATCGACCAGGCGCTGGAGATTGCATCACGCCCCGACGTGATTTTTTGCTCCTTCGGCGATATGCTCCGGGTGCCGGGCTCTGAGAAAGACCTTTTCATGGTGAAGTCCGAAGGTGGTGATGTTCGAGTGGTGTATTCGCCACTGGAAGCGCTGAAAATCGCCCGGGAAAATCCGGACAAGGAGGTGGTCTTCTTTGCGGTGGGCTTCGAAACCACGGCACCGGCCAACGCCATGTCGGTCTACCAGGCGAAACGGGAAGGGATTACGAACTACTCCATCCTCGTTTCACACGTGACGGTGCCGGGCGCCATGAAGGCGCTGCTGGAATCGCCGGAAAACCGGGTGCAAGGGTATCTCGCGGCGGGACACGTCTGCACCGTGATGGGCTACTGGGAGTATGAACCGATTGCCCGGAAGTACGGTATCCCAATCGTCGTGACCGGATTCGAACCGATCGATATTCTGGAAGGTATTCTCGAAACGGTGACTATGCTGGAATCGGGCGAAGCGGGCGTGCGGAATAAGTATGCCCGGTCAGTCTCCCGGGATGGCAACCGGCCGAGCCAGGATATTATTGAAAAGGTGTTTGACGTTACCGACCGGAAGTGGCGGGGCATCGGTGAACTGCCGGAGAGCGGCTATTCCCTGAAGGAGGAGTACCGGGATTACGATGCATCGCGTAAGTTTTCGGTGGGAGAGATCCAAACGCAGGAGTCGGATGAGTGCATCAGCGGTATCGTACTGCAGGGACTCAAGCGTCCCAGCGATTGTCCGGCCTTCGGAGCCGCCTGCACGCCGGAAACCCCGCTGGGAGCAACCATGGTCTCCAGCGAGGGGGCCTGTGCGGCGTATTATCGGTATCAGCGATTTGATAGTAGAAATAATAGCACGCAGATAAACGCAGAAACAACGGATAGCCGCGGATAA
- the hypE gene encoding hydrogenase expression/formation protein HypE, translating into MSDDFNGILSCPVPIMNHKTIQLGHGSGGKMSRDLLEKLFLPRFGNETLNQLGDQARLELDGNRIAYSTDSFVVDPLFFPGGNIGDLAINGTVNDLAVGGAKPLYLSVGFIIEEGMPIDDLHRILLSMEVAAKKAGVSIVTGDTKVVNKGSVDKLFINTTGIGIYESDIEFAPQKIQTGDKVIVSGYVGDHGITILSSREGLALENPVETDSVALNGLVDTMMEATGNHIRVMRDPTRGGVATSLNEFADSGQVRIRMESGKIPVRPAVESACEILGLDPLYVANEGKLLAVVSPEAAPDLLKAMQNHEYGTHAAIIGEVIDGDDGRVSMMTGIGGETIIDMLPGEQLPRIC; encoded by the coding sequence ATGAGTGATGACTTCAACGGCATTTTGAGCTGTCCGGTGCCGATTATGAACCACAAGACGATCCAGCTGGGACACGGCAGCGGCGGAAAGATGTCCCGCGATCTGCTGGAGAAACTGTTTTTACCCCGATTCGGCAATGAGACGCTGAATCAACTGGGCGATCAGGCGCGGTTGGAGTTAGACGGGAACCGGATTGCCTACTCCACCGACTCGTTTGTTGTGGATCCTTTGTTTTTCCCCGGCGGGAATATCGGTGACCTCGCCATTAACGGAACGGTGAACGATCTGGCGGTCGGTGGTGCAAAACCACTCTATCTGAGTGTCGGATTTATTATTGAGGAAGGGATGCCTATCGATGATCTGCACCGGATTTTACTGTCCATGGAAGTGGCGGCAAAGAAGGCCGGAGTTTCTATTGTAACCGGCGATACCAAGGTTGTAAATAAAGGAAGCGTGGATAAACTGTTTATCAACACCACCGGCATTGGCATTTATGAATCCGATATTGAATTCGCCCCGCAAAAAATACAGACCGGTGACAAGGTGATCGTCTCCGGATATGTCGGCGATCATGGCATCACGATTCTCTCCAGCAGAGAAGGGCTGGCGCTGGAAAATCCGGTGGAAACCGACTCAGTTGCACTGAACGGTCTTGTGGATACAATGATGGAGGCGACAGGAAATCATATCCGGGTGATGCGCGATCCCACCCGTGGCGGTGTGGCCACGTCGCTGAATGAGTTTGCTGACAGTGGACAGGTCCGGATCAGGATGGAGAGCGGCAAAATTCCTGTTCGCCCTGCTGTTGAAAGCGCGTGCGAAATCCTGGGACTTGATCCCCTGTACGTGGCCAACGAGGGAAAATTGCTGGCCGTGGTTTCACCGGAAGCAGCACCGGATCTTCTGAAAGCGATGCAAAATCACGAATACGGAACGCATGCCGCCATCATTGGAGAAGTTATTGATGGTGACGACGGGCGGGTCAGCATGATGACCGGCATCGGCGGCGAAACCATCATCGATATGCTGCCGGGGGAACAGTTGCCGCGAATCTGTTAA
- the pepE gene encoding dipeptidase PepE: MDAANRRLLLLSNSTNFGQEWLDHAEEGIREFLGRTVDEVLFVPYAAVTFSYDEYTSLAREKFGKLGYQVRSIHEAERPKEAVRNAEAIAVGGGNTFHLVTHLYRIGIIDEVRRRVLRNGIPYIGWSAGANVACPSLKTTNDMPIVEPPSFHTFNLVPFQINPHYLDEHPKEHQGETRERRIEEFIEANPDIYVVGLREGSMLRVEGDSISLIGEKPARVFRKGEEPAEYHISDLMEFLLRREGDGE; this comes from the coding sequence ATGGATGCAGCAAATCGCCGCCTGCTACTTTTAAGTAATTCGACCAATTTTGGCCAGGAATGGCTTGACCACGCCGAAGAGGGCATACGAGAATTCCTGGGGAGGACAGTTGATGAGGTTCTGTTCGTTCCGTATGCCGCTGTCACATTTTCCTATGATGAATATACAAGCCTGGCGCGGGAGAAGTTCGGAAAGTTGGGATATCAGGTGCGGTCAATTCATGAGGCGGAACGTCCCAAAGAAGCCGTCAGGAATGCAGAAGCCATAGCGGTTGGCGGGGGCAATACGTTTCATCTCGTGACGCACCTCTATCGAATTGGCATCATTGACGAAGTGCGGCGGCGGGTTTTGCGTAACGGCATCCCGTACATTGGTTGGAGTGCAGGCGCAAATGTGGCGTGCCCCAGCCTTAAGACTACCAATGATATGCCGATTGTCGAACCACCCAGCTTCCATACGTTCAATCTGGTACCGTTCCAAATTAACCCGCACTATCTGGATGAGCATCCGAAGGAACACCAGGGAGAGACCCGCGAGCGCCGGATTGAGGAATTTATTGAGGCCAATCCTGATATCTACGTCGTGGGCCTGCGGGAGGGGAGCATGCTTCGGGTGGAGGGTGATTCCATTTCGCTGATCGGGGAGAAGCCGGCCCGTGTGTTTAGGAAAGGAGAGGAGCCTGCCGAGTATCATATCTCGGATTTGATGGAATTTTTACTACGCCGGGAAGGGGATGGAGAATGA
- a CDS encoding MarR family transcriptional regulator, translating into MPTHYKGTKEEKRALNTYIKLIRAADTITGRLNELKTLDDLSMSQFGTLESLYHLGPMYQKDICQKILKSSGNITMVLDNLEKKGLVTRERDKTDRRYIRIVLTDKGREKIEKILPPHVRAIVEMMNNLTPKEQMELGRLTKKLGKTVQES; encoded by the coding sequence ATGCCAACACATTACAAGGGAACCAAAGAAGAGAAACGAGCTCTGAATACCTACATTAAACTGATACGCGCGGCAGATACTATTACGGGGCGGCTGAATGAGCTGAAAACCCTGGATGACTTGTCCATGAGTCAGTTCGGCACTTTGGAGTCCTTGTATCATCTGGGACCGATGTATCAGAAGGACATCTGTCAGAAAATCCTCAAAAGCAGCGGAAATATCACGATGGTGCTGGATAACCTGGAAAAGAAAGGCCTGGTTACCAGGGAACGGGACAAAACGGACCGCCGGTATATCCGAATCGTATTAACTGATAAAGGCCGGGAGAAAATTGAGAAAATCCTTCCACCGCATGTGAGAGCCATCGTCGAAATGATGAATAATCTCACGCCGAAGGAACAGATGGAACTGGGGCGTTTAACGAAAAAACTCGGAAAAACTGTACAGGAATCATAG
- a CDS encoding nitroreductase family protein has product MSGQIKTKTSPIVKPAETAYPLHQPLKERWSSRAFSGEPVNPEIIGSLLEAARWTPSSMNAQPWRFVVATKDEPKNYNRLFASLSEKNQQWAGKAPVLILAVAKTEMDGGYGPKSYAEYDTGQAVAHLTIQATTLGLNLHQMGGFSKEQVRESLELPDDYQPMTIVAIGYPGEPGELPPTFQARERSPRSRRALADIAYAGEWSRSIEHYLAKDSAKWNREE; this is encoded by the coding sequence ATGAGCGGACAGATAAAAACCAAAACATCGCCAATAGTTAAACCGGCAGAAACGGCCTACCCGCTGCATCAGCCACTGAAAGAGCGCTGGAGCAGCCGGGCATTTTCAGGGGAGCCGGTAAACCCTGAAATCATTGGAAGTTTGCTGGAGGCAGCCCGGTGGACGCCCTCCAGTATGAATGCACAGCCCTGGCGGTTTGTGGTGGCAACCAAGGATGAACCTAAAAATTACAATCGTCTCTTTGCCAGCCTGAGCGAAAAAAATCAACAGTGGGCGGGCAAAGCGCCGGTACTCATCCTGGCGGTTGCGAAGACCGAAATGGATGGCGGATACGGTCCGAAGAGCTATGCGGAATACGATACCGGCCAGGCGGTGGCGCATCTCACGATCCAGGCGACGACACTGGGGCTGAATCTTCATCAGATGGGTGGGTTTTCCAAAGAACAGGTCCGTGAATCGCTGGAACTCCCGGATGACTACCAGCCGATGACGATCGTTGCAATAGGCTATCCCGGGGAGCCGGGTGAATTGCCACCGACATTTCAGGCCCGGGAACGATCGCCGCGATCGAGACGAGCGCTGGCGGACATCGCCTATGCCGGGGAATGGAGTCGGTCGATCGAACACTATCTGGCAAAGGATAGCGCAAAGTGGAATCGAGAGGAGTAG
- a CDS encoding pirin family protein, protein MIRKIPAEDRHYQEMGWLKTHWLFSFSNYFDPENVQFGNLRVFNDDYVEPHSGFQTHPHSEMEIVTIVMSGTITHKDSMGNEISISPGEIQRMTAGTGVRHSEMNDGDDPLKFYQIWFIPDEKGLEPDYGQKKFATEAYRNSLTPVVSSDSQNGALDINASITIYRSIADPGQTFEYPIEENRGVFLYVTDGELDINGTTFSTKDQARVSEESKIVIEAKQETQFIMIDVKMSE, encoded by the coding sequence ATGATAAGAAAAATTCCAGCAGAGGACCGTCATTACCAGGAGATGGGATGGCTGAAGACCCATTGGCTGTTTTCATTTTCCAACTACTTCGATCCGGAGAATGTCCAGTTTGGCAACCTGCGGGTATTTAACGATGATTATGTGGAGCCACACTCCGGATTCCAGACCCATCCGCACTCGGAGATGGAGATTGTGACTATTGTGATGTCCGGAACAATCACCCACAAGGATTCAATGGGCAATGAAATTTCCATTAGCCCGGGAGAAATCCAGCGGATGACTGCCGGCACCGGCGTCCGGCATTCGGAGATGAACGACGGCGATGATCCGCTGAAGTTTTACCAAATCTGGTTTATTCCGGATGAAAAAGGATTGGAGCCGGATTACGGTCAGAAAAAATTTGCTACGGAAGCCTATCGAAACAGTCTGACGCCAGTCGTCTCAAGCGATTCCCAAAACGGGGCGCTGGATATCAACGCCAGCATCACGATCTATCGTTCCATCGCTGATCCGGGACAGACGTTTGAGTATCCCATTGAAGAAAACCGTGGCGTATTTCTCTATGTCACTGACGGGGAACTGGACATCAACGGGACAACATTTTCAACGAAGGATCAGGCCAGGGTTTCGGAAGAGAGTAAAATAGTCATCGAAGCAAAACAGGAAACACAATTCATCATGATCGATGTGAAAATGAGTGAATAA
- a CDS encoding DoxX family protein: MNEQLKNVARVLFGLPFVIFGVNHFFNAGMLQGVVPGFIPGGIFWVYVTGLVLVLTGVSIVINKWVDIAGYALAALLLVFVLTIHLPGMFSNPMQSMSGLLKDFALMAASFYFASTQTSGELT, translated from the coding sequence ATGAATGAACAACTGAAAAACGTCGCAAGGGTCCTGTTTGGACTCCCATTCGTAATCTTTGGAGTCAATCACTTTTTTAACGCAGGTATGCTCCAGGGGGTCGTCCCCGGATTCATCCCCGGAGGAATTTTCTGGGTGTATGTCACCGGTCTCGTGCTGGTTCTCACCGGCGTGAGTATTGTAATTAATAAGTGGGTGGACATCGCCGGATATGCACTGGCAGCGTTACTGTTGGTGTTTGTACTCACTATCCACCTGCCGGGGATGTTCAGCAATCCCATGCAGTCCATGTCCGGCTTGCTGAAGGATTTCGCACTGATGGCGGCATCGTTCTATTTTGCCAGCACGCAAACCTCCGGAGAACTGACGTAA